The region CCTACTGCCGAAGGCATACGGCCCAGCAGTGCGGATACTTCAGTACCGGCCAGGGTGTAACGATAGATGTTGTCGACGAACAGCAGAACGTCGTTACCTTCGTCACGGAACTTCTCGGCCATGGTCAGGCCGGTCAGTGCTACGCGCAGACGGTTACCCGGCGGCTCGTTCATCTGACCGTAAACCAGTGCCACTTTGTCCAGAACGTTGGAATCCTTCATCTCGTGGTAGAAGTCGTTACCCTCACGAGTACGCTCACCCACACCGGCGAACACGGAATAACCGCTGTGCTCGATGGCGATGTTACGGATCAGTTCCATCATGTTTACGGTTTTGCCTACACCGGCACCACCGAACAGACCGACTTTACCGCCTTTGGCGAACGGGCAAACCAGGTCGATAACCTTAATACCGGTTTCCAGCAGGTCGTTGCCGCCTGCTTGTTCCGCGAACGTTGGCGCAGGACGGTGAATGCCCCAGCGCTCTTCGGTTTCGATCGGGCCAGCTTCGTCGATTGGGTTGCCCAGAACGTCCATGATCCGGCCCAGGGTCGCTTTACCGACCGGTACCGAGATGGCCGCACCAGAATCGGTGACTTCCAGACCGCGCTTCAAGCCCTCGGTGGAACCCATCGCAATGGTACGAACCACGCCGTCGCCCAGCTGCTGCTGAACTTCCAGCGTGGTGCCGGCATCGCTTTGTACTTTCAACGCGTTGTAGATGCTCGGTACGCTGTCGCGTGGAAATTCCACGTCGATAACGGCGCCGATGATTTGAACGATACGTCCGCTACTCATAGCTGGATCCTCTGAATATTTGAACCGTTAAACCGCGGCAGCGCCGCCGACGATTTCCGAGATCTCTTGGGTGATCGCAGCCTGACGCGCCTTGTTGTAGATCAGCTGCAAATCGCTGATCAAATCACCGGCGTTGTCGGTAGCGTTCTTCATCGCGATCATCCGCGCAGCTTGTTCAGCCGCGTTGTTCTCGACCACCGCCTGGTAAACCTGCGACTCCACGTAACGAACCATCAAGCCGTCAAGCAGCTCTTTGGCGTCCGGTTCGTAGAGATAGTCCCAGTGGTGCTTGAGTTCTTGATCCGGGGTTGCCACCAATGGAATCAACTGCTCCACGGTAGGCTGTTGCGTCATGGTGTTGATGAACTTGTTGGATACAACGCTCAGACGGTCGATACGACCATCGAGGTGGGCATCCAGCATCACCTTGACGCTGCCGATCAAGTCATTGATCGACGGCTCTTCACCCAGGTGGCTGATAGCTGCTACGACGTTACCGCCGAAGTTGCGGAAGAAAGCCGCACCCTTGCTACCAACAACACACAGATCGATCTCGACGCCGTTTTCACGGTTTACCGCCATGTCCTTGACCAGGGCCTTGAACAGGTTGGTGTTCAAGCCACCACACAGACCACGGTCACTGCTCACCACAACGTAACCAACGCGCTTGATAGCGCGGTCGATCATGAATGGGTGGCGATATTCCGGGTTAGCGTTGGCCAAATGACCAATAACCTGGCGGATGCGCTCCGCGTAAGGACGGCTAGCAGCCATGCGCATTTGTGCCTTGCGCATTTTACTGACCGCCACTTTTTCCATGGCGCTGGTAATCTTTTGCGTGCTTTTGATGCTCGCAATCTTACTGCGAATCTCTTTTGCGCCTGCCATGTAACACCTATCAGGTTAGCAAGCGGGAGCCTTGCGGCTCCCGCTGCGGCTTACCAGGTTTGGGTGGCCTTGAACTTCTCGATACCGGCTTTCATGCCAGAGTCGATTTCGTCATTGAAGTCACCCTTCACGTTGATCTTCGCCATCAAATCGGCGTGATCGCGGTTGAAGAAAGCAATCAGCGCTTGTTCGAAGCTGCCGATCTTGGCGATTTCAACGTCAGTCAGGAACCCACGCTCAGCGGCATACAGCGACAGCGCCATGTCAGCAATCGACATTGGTGCGTATTGCTTCTGCTTCATCAGCTCAGTAACGCGCTGACCATGCTCAAGTTGCTTACGGGTCGCTTCGTCCAGGTCAGAAGCGAACTGGGCGAATGCCGCCAGTTCACGGTACTGAGCCAGAGCGGTACGGATAC is a window of Pseudomonas sp. DC1.2 DNA encoding:
- the atpD gene encoding F0F1 ATP synthase subunit beta, whose translation is MSSGRIVQIIGAVIDVEFPRDSVPSIYNALKVQSDAGTTLEVQQQLGDGVVRTIAMGSTEGLKRGLEVTDSGAAISVPVGKATLGRIMDVLGNPIDEAGPIETEERWGIHRPAPTFAEQAGGNDLLETGIKVIDLVCPFAKGGKVGLFGGAGVGKTVNMMELIRNIAIEHSGYSVFAGVGERTREGNDFYHEMKDSNVLDKVALVYGQMNEPPGNRLRVALTGLTMAEKFRDEGNDVLLFVDNIYRYTLAGTEVSALLGRMPSAVGYQPTLAEEMGTLQERITSTKNGSITSIQAVYVPADDLTDPSPATTFAHLDATVVLSRDIASLGIYPAVDPLDSTSRQLDPNVIGQDHYDTARGVQYVLQRYKELKDIIAILGMDELSESDKQLVNRARKIQRFLSQPFFVAEVFTGASGKYVSLKDTIAGFKGILNGDYDHLPEQAFYMVGGIEEAIEKAKKL
- the atpG gene encoding F0F1 ATP synthase subunit gamma; its protein translation is MAGAKEIRSKIASIKSTQKITSAMEKVAVSKMRKAQMRMAASRPYAERIRQVIGHLANANPEYRHPFMIDRAIKRVGYVVVSSDRGLCGGLNTNLFKALVKDMAVNRENGVEIDLCVVGSKGAAFFRNFGGNVVAAISHLGEEPSINDLIGSVKVMLDAHLDGRIDRLSVVSNKFINTMTQQPTVEQLIPLVATPDQELKHHWDYLYEPDAKELLDGLMVRYVESQVYQAVVENNAAEQAARMIAMKNATDNAGDLISDLQLIYNKARQAAITQEISEIVGGAAAV